The Cytophagales bacterium region TAAGAGAATTGGTGGTATTGCGATATATCTGTCCGGCTCCGCCTGATGCTAATAATGTTATACGAGATAGGATTTTATCTATCACTGATGTTTTGAGATTCATAACATAGGCACCGTAGCATGCTGTCGGAGTGCTTGAGCGATTGATATTTTTGCCCAAATGATGTTGCGTGATCAGATCTATTGCAAAATGCCAGGTCAAAAGTTTTATTTGAGGAGTTTGATGTACCAGATTTAACAAAGTTTGCTCTAACTCTAATCCTGTTATATCTTTGTGATGGACAATTCTACTGGCAGAATGCCCCCCTTCTTTCCCCAGGTCAAGTTCACCGGAGTTGTTTTTATCAAAACGGGCACCCCATTGAATTATCTCTTTGAGTCGATCTGGCCCCTTTTTAATTACCATTTCCACAATTTCACGATCACATAATCCATCACCTGCCTTCAAAGTATCTGAAATATGTTTTTGGTAGGAATCCATTTTAAAATCGGTCACCACTGCCACACCACCCTGGGCATATTTTGTATTGGATTCACTCTCATCAGCTTTGGTTATAATGGTAACTTTGAGATCCGGGAAATGAAGGGCAACTTTAAGGGCAAAAAACAATCCCGAAATACCCGACCCAATAACCAGTACATCGGTTTTCATACGGTTGTAATTCAGTTGATTTTTATGGCTTGATAAATTTTTTAGGCTCTATTCTAAATATTGGTTGATAGTAATTATAAAAACAGTTGGCAGTTGGCCTTTTCAAGTTGGCAGTTGGCAATAGGCAGTTGGCAAAAAACTCCCTCGCCACCTGCCTGCCCGCCTGTCTGGCGGACAGGCCAGGTATAAGCCTTCGCATTGGCAGGCAGGAAGGCGAGGGAAGATTTGCCAACTGCCAACTGCATTTTGCCAACTTATTGAATTTACTGAACCGAAAACCGATAATCTATCATCCAATATTTAGAAAAGAGCCTAATTGTTCAATTGATCTCCATCATTCTTTGAATAGGTTTCAGCGCTTTTTTCCTGATATTTTCAGGGATATTGATCTCAGGTTTTTCATTTTTTAAACACAAATAAAGCTTTTCCAGCGTATTCATCTTCATGTATGGGCACTGCTGACAGGCAGAACACGTTGCTACCACCGGGGCTGGAATAAAAGTTTTATCCGGACTAACTTTGCGCATCTGGTGAAAAATACCGGTTTCTGTAGCTACTATATATTCTTTGGCTGTATCTGTTTTAGTAAACTTTATCAGTGTACTTGTTGAACCTATTTTATCAGCAATTTCAAGCATATAGGAACTGCATTCCGGGTGAGCTATTACTTTTGCATTGGGATATTTTTTTTTAATATCATCAATTAGATCGCTGGAAAATTCCTGGTGTACAATGCAGGTGCCTTCCCATATTATCATTTCCCTGCCGGTTAATCTCTTCAGGTAATATCCCAGATTTTTATCCGGGGCGAAAATGATCGGTTTGTTTTTCGGAACCGATTCAATCACATTCGCTGCATTTGACGATGTGCAGATTATATCGCTCATCGCTTTGATCTCAGCCGTGCAATTTATATAGGATATTACCAGATGGCCGGGATGTTCTCCCAGGAATTTTTTGAATGATCCCGGAGGACAGGATTCTGCCAGTGAACAGCCGGCCTCTTTGTCGGGAATAAGCACCTTCTTACCGGGATTTAAGATCTTAGCGGTTTCACCCATAAAATATACTCCTGCAAATACTATAATATCAGCATCTGTACGAGCTGCCTCTTGAGACAGACCCAGGCTGTCGCCAACGTAATCTGCTATTTCCTGGATGGAAGCCTCCTGGTAGTAGTGAGCAAGGATAATCGCATTTTTTTCCTTTCTAAGTTTTTCAATTTCAGCAACGACATCACCGGGATGGTTATCATCCCGACAAAGTCGGGATGAATTTGCCGGATGTTGAGGGAAAATTGTTGTACCCGGATTATCCTGACAGTTCTTTTTAGCATTCTCATAGTCCATTTGTCAATTTTTAAAAATTTTATACGTATGGCAAGATCATTCTGACTATAAACCATATTATCCCGCAAAAAATAACAGCCAGTAATCCTATGATCAATATTGCCCAGACTATACTTTTAAACACTTTAAATTGAATGTTTATTTCCTGAATAAACTTGCTCTGTTGTATGATTTTTTTCATTTATAATATCCGTTTTTATCTTACCCGGTATAACAAAAGTCGTCATAAACCAAATCAAAAAGCCAAATACAAGACAAATCATAATTACAAAGATGAGCACCCAAATCGGGGTATAGAATAACATGTCCTTATACAGCTTGACGGAAAAAAAAAGTTTTGGCTTTTTCATTTATTATGATTAGCGTAGGGTTGCAGTAGAGACGTTGCATGCAACGTCTCTACTGCAACCCTACACTATATATTGAAATACTTTAGTTTTTGGTTGTTAGTTTTTGGTTATGGTTTGATAGTTTATGGTTATAGTTTTTGAGTTTGTTGGTCGTGCCATGAGTCCGGCATTAGCAAACTATTGAACCAATGAACTAAAACTAATAACCAAATAACTAAAACTAATAACCAAAAACCATGAACTAAAATTATAATACTTATTCAGGAATTAACATGACAATAATCAGTAGACAGAATGATATTTGTCAGACTTTTAAATAATGATCCGGAATCTTATCTAACAGGATCAACGCACCATGCGCCTCAACTACATCCTAAACTATTCCCGCAATTCAAACATTTATAACAGGTTCCTGACCGGACGGTGATATGCCCGCATACATCACACACAGGAGCATCGCCCATCATGCCGGCCAGGTATTCATCCCCACCTGCCTGCTGGGAGGGAATATCATTTCCCTTCATCCCGAGTATTCGGGATCGTAGAGGACTCTGCGGATTACCGATTTCAGTAGAACCACCTCCGACAGGATTGGCGGGTGGAGACTCTACCAGGACGGAAAGTTGGGATTTTCTTATTTGGGATTTATTTTGCCTGTCTGCCTCAGGCAGGGATTTCTCCTTCTGGCCTTCATCTGGCTTAATATGCAGCAAATCCTCTCTGCAGAGATATTCCCATCCTAATAGCCTGAATATATAGTCTATCACTGAAGTTGCATTTTTTATGTAGGGATGATCCACAGTGCCAGAAGGTTCAAAGCGGGTAAAGGTAAATTTATTCACAAACTCCTCCAGCGGAACCCCATATTGCAGCCCGATAGAAACAGCGATGGCAAAGCAATTCATTAACGACCGGAACGAAGCGCCTTCCTTGTGCATATCTATAAAGATCTCGCCAAGCGTATTGTCATCGTATTCGCCTGTGCGGACAAACACGGTCTGCATACCTATCTTTGCTTTTTGCGTAAATCCTTTTCTTTTTTGAGGCAATTTTTTACGTTCTACAATGCTGGAAAGTTCCCGTTTGAAGGATGTGTCTTTTGTGCTGGCCATTATTTGTGTAGCAGCTTCCAGGACTTGCTTTGGGGTAAAAGTGATGGCAAAGTCTTCCCGAGTACTCGGGAGAGGACGATGTCCAGTGGACATCGGGCCAGCATTGCGGGAGGCTGGGGGGCTTGCACATTCCGGCTTCAATTCCTTGTCTGACTTTTCTTTATTAGAGCTGACCGTTGAAAGCGGCTGTGAAAGCTTGCTCCCGTCCCGGTAAATCGCACAGGCTTTTAATCCCAATTCCCAGGAAAGTTCAAAACATTCCTTAATTTCTTCCACAGATGCCTCGTTTGGCAAATTAACTGTCTTGGAAATAGCTCCTGATATGAAGGGTTGAACAGCAGCCATCATATGTATATGACTGTGTGAAGACAGGTAACGTTTCCCTTTTTTGCCGCACCTGTTTGCACAATCAAATACCGGTAAGTGTTCTTCTTTTATATATGGAGCGCCTTCTATTGTCATTTTTCCACAAACATGATCATTGGCCTGTTCAATTTCTTCATCACTAAATCCAAGCTCCTTTAACATATTGAATGATGTGCTGTTATATTGTTCGGGTACTAATCCCAGTCTTTTAGTGCAGGCCTCGCCTACCGTGAAAACATTAAACACAAATGATATTTCAAATGCTGATCTTACTGTTTTATCTAATTTCTTTATTTCGCTTTGTTTAAAGCCCTTTTCCTGAAGTGTATCATAATTAATATGCGGGGCGTCTTTGAATGTTCCTGTACCTTTTACATATTCAGTAATGGTATTAACCTGTTTATTATCGTAACCTAACTTACGCAACGCTGTAGTGACGGATTGATTGATCACTTTAAAATACCCGCCCCCGGACAGCTTTTTAAACTTAACCAATGCAAAGTCCGGTTCAATACCCGTTGTGTCACAATCCATCACCAATCCTATTGTTCCTGTGGGCGCGATCACTGTTGCCTGTGCATTACGGAACCCATATTTTTCTCCCATTTGCAATGCTTCATCCCAAACATTACAGGCTGCTTTTAGCAGGTAACCCGGGCAATTTTCAGGTTCAATGCCGGCAGGCTTTATTTCTAATCCTTCATATGCATCCGCAGCATTATAAGCTGCATAACGATGATTTCGTATCACCCGCATGAAGTGCTCTCGATTCTTCTTAAATTCCTTAAAAGGCCCTAAGCTTGCGGCTAATTCTGCAGAAGTTCTGTAAGCAGTTCCGGTCATAATAGCGGTGAGGGACCCTGCAATTGATCTTGCTTTATCACTATCGTAAGGCAATCCTTCACACATTAATAAGCTGCCAAGACTTGCATATCCCAGTCCGATCGTCCTGTAATCATAAGAAAGCCTGGCAATTTCTTTTGACGGGAATTGTGCCATCAGCACCGAGATTTCCAGTACAACTGTCCATAAACGGCAGGTATGCTGGAATGCCTCAACATCAAATGTGATGTCAGGTGCCTGCCCCGAATTCCTCGGGGTTTCCACCTGACATTCATCCCAGAATTTCCTTAGATTAACAGAGGCAAGATTGCAGGCAGTATTATCCAAAAACATATATTCAGAACAAGGATTCGAAGCCCTGATCTTACCACCTTTCGCACAGGTATGCCACTGGTTAATAGTAGTATCAAACTGCACACCCGGATCAGCACATTTCCATGCCGCATAAGCTATTTGATCCCACAATGCTATTGAAGGAATTGTTTTGAGCGCTTTACCGGTAACACGAGAGAGAAGTTCCCAATCCTTGTTTTGTTTTACGGCTTTAAAGAATGAATTTGGGATACGAATAGAATTATTTGAGTTTTGTCCCGATACTGTTTGATATGTGACGCCTTCATAGTCAGAAGGATACCCTGCGGCAATTAAAGCAGCAACTTTCTTCTCTTCTTCTACCTTCCAGTTAATAAAATCCAGAATTTCAGGATGGTCAAGATCCAGGCACACCATTTTTGCTGCCCTGCGTGTGGTTCCGCCAGATTTGATAGCCCCTGCAGCCCTGTCACCGATTTTCAGGAAAGATATCAGTCCGGATGAATTTCCACCTCCTGACAGCTTTTCATTGGCTGCCCTGATGTTAGAATAATTAGTGCCAACGCCAGAACCATATTTAAAGATACGGGCTTCCCTGACCCATAGATCCATAATGCCCCCCGGGTTTACCAGGTCATCTTTTACAGACAAGATGAAGCAGGCGTGCGGCTGTGGGCGTTCATAAGCCGATGTTGATTTCTTTA contains the following coding sequences:
- the nadA gene encoding quinolinate synthase NadA is translated as MDYENAKKNCQDNPGTTIFPQHPANSSRLCRDDNHPGDVVAEIEKLRKEKNAIILAHYYQEASIQEIADYVGDSLGLSQEAARTDADIIVFAGVYFMGETAKILNPGKKVLIPDKEAGCSLAESCPPGSFKKFLGEHPGHLVISYINCTAEIKAMSDIICTSSNAANVIESVPKNKPIIFAPDKNLGYYLKRLTGREMIIWEGTCIVHQEFSSDLIDDIKKKYPNAKVIAHPECSSYMLEIADKIGSTSTLIKFTKTDTAKEYIVATETGIFHQMRKVSPDKTFIPAPVVATCSACQQCPYMKMNTLEKLYLCLKNEKPEINIPENIRKKALKPIQRMMEIN
- a CDS encoding adenosylcobalamin-dependent ribonucleoside-diphosphate reductase, coding for MRGNKKTTGLKFKRYFTKSDVSPYDQFEYELRRSVIRNPVGDIVFEMNDVEVPKEWSQIATDILAQKYFRKTGVTLKKSSSGSQITKPAPTKSGSLNHQNTKYTSDSEKSIKQVVHRLADCWRKWGEKYNYFASKEDAQIFYNEIVYTILAQYAAPNSPQWFNTGLHSAYGIKGKPQGHYYVDPGTEEIKKSTSAYERPQPHACFILSVKDDLVNPGGIMDLWVREARIFKYGSGVGTNYSNIRAANEKLSGGGNSSGLISFLKIGDRAAGAIKSGGTTRRAAKMVCLDLDHPEILDFINWKVEEEKKVAALIAAGYPSDYEGVTYQTVSGQNSNNSIRIPNSFFKAVKQNKDWELLSRVTGKALKTIPSIALWDQIAYAAWKCADPGVQFDTTINQWHTCAKGGKIRASNPCSEYMFLDNTACNLASVNLRKFWDECQVETPRNSGQAPDITFDVEAFQHTCRLWTVVLEISVLMAQFPSKEIARLSYDYRTIGLGYASLGSLLMCEGLPYDSDKARSIAGSLTAIMTGTAYRTSAELAASLGPFKEFKKNREHFMRVIRNHRYAAYNAADAYEGLEIKPAGIEPENCPGYLLKAACNVWDEALQMGEKYGFRNAQATVIAPTGTIGLVMDCDTTGIEPDFALVKFKKLSGGGYFKVINQSVTTALRKLGYDNKQVNTITEYVKGTGTFKDAPHINYDTLQEKGFKQSEIKKLDKTVRSAFEISFVFNVFTVGEACTKRLGLVPEQYNSTSFNMLKELGFSDEEIEQANDHVCGKMTIEGAPYIKEEHLPVFDCANRCGKKGKRYLSSHSHIHMMAAVQPFISGAISKTVNLPNEASVEEIKECFELSWELGLKACAIYRDGSKLSQPLSTVSSNKEKSDKELKPECASPPASRNAGPMSTGHRPLPSTREDFAITFTPKQVLEAATQIMASTKDTSFKRELSSIVERKKLPQKRKGFTQKAKIGMQTVFVRTGEYDDNTLGEIFIDMHKEGASFRSLMNCFAIAVSIGLQYGVPLEEFVNKFTFTRFEPSGTVDHPYIKNATSVIDYIFRLLGWEYLCREDLLHIKPDEGQKEKSLPEADRQNKSQIRKSQLSVLVESPPANPVGGGSTEIGNPQSPLRSRILGMKGNDIPSQQAGGDEYLAGMMGDAPVCDVCGHITVRSGTCYKCLNCGNSLGCS